The following are encoded together in the Sphaerodactylus townsendi isolate TG3544 linkage group LG14, MPM_Stown_v2.3, whole genome shotgun sequence genome:
- the LOC125443375 gene encoding protocadherin gamma-C5-like isoform X7, translating to MLRTENSAWRLGLLHAFSLWLLLSGSAAQIRYSVPEELTRGSFVGNVAKDLGMDVAKLAAANLQVLSDSDSQYFSVNVNTGIIIVSDRIDREQLCGPNLRCFLHLKLAIENPVEFYRIEVEILDINDNAPEFSSSAIALQIYELAALGARFPIPHAQDPDVGTNTLQTYHLSANENFNLNVKARTDGSKFPELVLENLLDREHIAVHRLVLTAEDGGSPPKSSTIQIAVQVLDANDNHPVFDKPAYHTRLVENSPLGTLVIKLNATDRDEGPNGEIRYSLSSHNSETLRKTFAIDSITGEIRVQGNLDFEESSVYEIEVEATDMGSPTMEEHCSVVVEVTDVNDNPPEVVLTSFSSSINEDAPPGTVVAVIHVKDQDSGDQGKVQCDLPRNLPFKLRKDFEHQYSLLTSEQLDRESVAHYNVTVHAFDLGNPSFSQYMSFSITLADVNDNPPQFDRSYYEVILEENNPIGAVLLTVSAADADKDQNSRLSYSVLASPGRQRVEDPTSYISINPTSGQVYAECPFDYEQLNHFRFQVEACDGGSPPLCNRIMAHIYLLDQNDNAPWIRFPFMAKDSAMQFRISRSTAANTLVTKIMAVDLDSGRNAWLSYHLEQATDPSLFSTALRNGEVRTTRGLQDLDDPTQELVVVVRDSGEPAMSSSVTVVVLLEESGPEAFLGLTAQSEESEGPPMVTVYLIISLAAISTISLMALVALGVRCCRPGACRPPTPFGCCRSQGGMLQDPLDPMLEQCHYQLSPGEAPIGVQVACLGPPARGYRSCLSPVSDVSEFVFLKPSLILSAAPTRSGLEPDVCGKQAQPVNTDWRFSQAQRPGTSGSQNGDENGTWGRNSQVEIRNAFKP from the exons ATGCTCAGAACAGAAAACTCTGCCTGGCGTCTGGGACTCCTGCATGCCTTTTCTCTCTGGCTGCTTCTGAGTGGCTCTGCTGCACAGATCCGTTACTCTGTCCCAGAGGAGCTCACTCGGGGATCCTTTGTGGGAAATGTTGCTAAGGACTTAGGAATGGATGTGGCAAAGCTGGCcgctgccaacctgcaggtgctTTCCGATTCCGACTCCCAGTACTTCTCTGTGAACGTGAACACCGGGATCATAATAGTCAGTGACAGAATAGACAGAGAGCAGCTTTGCGGGCCCAACCTGCGGTGCTTCCTGCATCTTAAGCTGGCGATCGAAAACCCCGTGGAGTTCTATCGCATCGAAGTGGAGATCCTGGACATCAACGACAACGCTCCTGAATTCTCCAGCAGCGCGATCGCCCTGCAGATCTATGAGCTGGCCGCGCTGGGCGCCCGTTTCCCCATCCCGCACGCGCAGGACCCGGACGTGGGAACAAACACCCTGCAGACTTACCACCTCAGCGCCAACGAGAACTTCAACCTCAACGTGAAGGCACGCACGGACGGCAGCAAGTTCCCGGAGCTGGTCCTGGAGAACCTGTTGGACAGAGAGCACATAGCAGTTCACCGTTTAGTCCTGACAGCAGAAGATGGCGGCTCACCCCCCAAGTCGAGCACAATCCAAATCGCCGTCCAAGTTCTGGATGCCAATGATAACCACCCCGTTTTTGACAAGCCCGCTTACCACACCCGCTTGGTCGAAAACTCCCCCCTGGGGACGCTGGTGATCAAGCTGAACGCAACAGACCGGGACGAAGGGCCTAATGGGGAAATCCGCTACTCCCTCAGCAGCCACAACTCAGAAACCCTGCGCAAGACCTTCGCGATCGACAGCATCACAGGAGAGATCCGTGTCCAAGGGAACCTGGACTTTGAAGAGTCCAGCGTGTATGAGATCGAAGTGGAGGCCACGGACATGGGCTCCCCCACAATGGAAGAGCACTGCAGCGTCGTGGTGGAAGTGACGGATGTGAACGACAACCCCCCCGAAGTTGTCCTTACCTCATTTTCCAGCTCCATCAACGAAGACGCGCCTCCCGGCACTGTGGTGGCCGTGATCCACGTCAAGGACCAGGACTCTGGCGATCAAGGGAAGGTTCAGTGTGACCTGCCCAGAAACCTCCCTTTCAAACTTCGGAAGGACTTTGAGCACCAGTATTCCTTGCTGACCAGCGAACAGCTAGACCGGGAGAGCGTGGCGCACTACAACGTCACCGTTCACGCCTTTGACTTGGGAAACCCCTCCTTCTCCCAGTACATGTCTTTCTCCATCACCCTCGCCGACGTCAACGACAACCCGCCTCAGTTTGACAGGTCTTATTACGAAGTGATCCTGGAGGAGAACAATCCCATCGGGGCCGTCCTTCTGACCGTTTCGGCGGCGGATGCCGACAAAGACCAAAACTCCCGCCTCTCTTACTCGGTTTTGGCCAGCCCTGGGCGGCAGAGAGTGGAGGACCCGACCTCTTACATCTCCATCAACCCCACAAGCGGGCAAGTGTACGCAGAGTGCCCCTTCGATTATGAGCAGCTCAACCATTTCCGGTTCCAGGTGGAGGCCTGCGACGGAGGCTCTCCCCCTCTGTGCAACCGGATCATGGCGCACATCTACTTATTAGACCAGAACGACAATGCGCCCTGGATCCGATTCCCCTTCATGGCCAAAGACTCCGCGATGCAGTTCAGGATCTCCCGGTCGACCGCCGCCAACACCTTAGTCACCAAAATTATGGCCGTGGACTTGGACTCTGGGAGAAACGCCTGGCTCTCCTACCACTTGGAGCAAGCCACCGACCCCAGCCTTTTCAGCACGGCCCTGCGCAACGGGGAGGTGAGGACcacgcggggcctgcaagacctgGACGACCCTACCCAGgagctggtggtggtggtcagagactctggagagcctgCCATGTCCTCCTCCGTCACTGTGGTGGTGCTCCTGGAGGAGAGCGGCCCGGAAGCCTTCCTGGGCTTGACTGCCCAGTCGGAGGAGAGCGAGGGGCCCCCCATGGTGACTGTCTACCTGATCATCTCCTTGGCCGCCATCTCCACCATCTCGCTGATGGCTCTGGTGGCCCTGGGGGTGCGCTGCTGCCGCCCGGGGGCCTGCCGACCCCCAACCCCCTTCGGCTGCTGCAGGAGCCAAGGCGGCATGCTCCAGGACCCGCTGGACCCCATGCTGGAGCAGTGCCACTACCAGCTGAGCCCGGGCGAGGCGCCCATCGGGGTGCAGGTGGCCTGCTTGGGACCCCCAGCCCGGGGCTACCGCTCCTGCCTGTCGCCGGTCTCGGACGTCAGCGAGTTCGTCTTCCTGAAGCCCAGCCTGATCCTGAGCGCAGCGCCGACGCGCAGCGGGCTCGAGCCGGACGTCTGCGGCAAg CAAGCACAACCGGTGAACACAGACTGGCGGTTCTCTCAGGCCCAGAGACCAGGCACCAGCGG